Sequence from the Hamadaea flava genome:
AAGTTGACGTAGATCGCGACCGCCACCGCGACCGTCGCCCACTGCCGCGGATAGCGTACGAACCGCAGGTCGAACAGCCGGTAGACGCGGACCAGGTAGGAGCCGACGGCGGCGTACATGAAGCCGGAGAACAACGGGACGTGGCCCAGCCGCAGCACACCCGTCTCCTCGTACGCCCACGACCCGACCGCGGTCTTGAACAGCTCCATGCCGGTTCCGACGACATGGAAGAGGATGACCACTCGCAACTCGCGCAGCGTCTCCAGGCGAGCCGCGACCATGATGATCTGGATGAGCACGGCGGCGAGAGTGAGCGCGTCGTTGCGTACCAGCGGAGCGGAGTCCGGCCACCAGAGCCGGGCTGCGAAGATCACCGCCAGCATCGCCGCGCCGAAGACGCACGCCCACGCCTGCTTCGCGGTGAACGCTGCGAACTCGACCAGCCAACTGCGCCAACCGGTACGCGGAGCGCGGTCGAGCCAGCCGTGAACCCGCCGATCGAGTGCGCTTTCGGTGCTGGTCAAGGGGCTTTCGGGCACCCGACGCAGTGTACTTGCCGGCCTCTTTCGCGGTCTGCTCGCGGCCCGTTGGTGGCTTTGGCGGCGGATCAGGGATATGCATGCGATCTTGGGCGGCTGTAGCGGGCATATCCGTGATCTGCCGCCAACGCGCGCGAAGCGCCGCAGCCGGCCGAGCGCGGCGCGAAAACGCGACGGATAGGTCGGGGAGAGCTGGGCGTCTGTAGGGGTGGAGGGAGGTCGTATGGACGAGCACGAACGGTTCGCCGAGTTCGCCCGGGTGCGTACGCCCGCGCTGATTCGAGCGGCGTACCTGCTCACCGGCGATCAGCATGCCGCCGAGGATCTGGTGCAGTCGGCACTGACCAAGACGTACGCCCACTGGCGCCGGGTCCGGCACGAGGATCCGGAGGCTTATGTGCGTACGGCGATGTATCGCGAGCAGGTCAGCTGGTGGCGGCGGCGGTCACGGCAGCGGCAGGTCGCCCCGACCTGGGCACTGCCCGAGCGGCAAGCGGACCCGGCCGATCACGCCGGGTTGCGGCTGGCGATGCGGGAGGCGTTGCTGCGGCTGCCGCAGCCGCAGCGGGCGGTCGTGGTCCTGCGCTACTACGAGGACCTCTCGGAGACCCAGGTCGCCGAGATCCTGGGCTGCTCGATCGGGACCGTCCGCAGCCGAGCGAACCGGGCGGTCCAACGGTTGCGGGAGACGCTGCCGACGGCCGAACCACTTGTGGAGGTGCGGGCATGAACCAGTTCGACGACTTCCTCCGGTCCACCCTGTCCGAGATCGCCGAGGAGGCAGTTCCAGTGAATCTCACCCAGCGGGCCGTGGTCGCGGCCCGGCGTAAGCGCGCCACCACTCTCGCGGTCGCGGGGGTCGCGGTCGCCACGATTCTCATCGGTACGCCGATAGCCGTGGCCGCCGCCGGTGGCGGGCAGACGCCCGCGACGCCGTCCCCATCGCCGTCCGCACCTGTCCCCTCGCCGTCGTCGACGCTCCCGCCGACGACCGTGCCGACTCCGTCCGGCTCGGTTCCGACGGCCGAGCCGTCGCCGTCTGAATCGGGTCCGGTGGTCGTGCCGTCGCCGTCGAAGACGAAGCCGGCCAAGCAGCCGACGCCGTCCCCCTCGGCCGAGGCGCCGACGGCCTCCCCGTCGCCGTCCCGGCCGTCGAACTACCCGAGTCCGTCCCCGACGCGGTAGCGCCACCCCGCCCGCCTCCCATGCCGTTGCGCGGGGGCGGGCGGAAACGAGTATGACGTGGCGCAGGTATCGCACGCCGGGATGCCTGCGCCACGTCACGGTCGTCAGAGGCCGGTCCGTCCCAGGTACGCCAGCAGCCGCCGATGCGGCACGGCATCCGCCGCGATCGGCTGCTCCGGACCGAACGCGCCCATCCGCCGGAACGGCTCTATGTCCATGCCCCGCATCGTGGCGAGCAGCTGCGCGCACGCGTCGTCGTCGACGAGGTCGGGACGGCCGATCACCACGGCGAGGTCGGCTCCGTGCACGAGTATCTCGGTGAGATGGATCAACGCAGCGACTGGTGCGGGCATCGGCCCGAACGACAGCTGCACCGTCCTGTTCAGAGCGTCGGGCTGACACCAAGCGGCCTGGTCGAGCGCGTACGCGAGTGCGTACGCGGTCTGATGGTTGTCGCCCAGCCAGTCGTCGTGGTGATCGCCGCCGGCTGGTACGCCGGTCAGCTCGGCGGCGAAGATCCGCATCCCGCCGACGAGGTGGTTCAGCTCGAAGCGCACGTCCCAGCCGGCGCACGGGGACGGGGCGCCGAGCTGGCCGGGGGACACGCTGCGCACGATGCCGCTGGTCATGCCGAGGGCGGCGTCGATCTGGTCGATCACGGTCACGACGACTCCTAACGCAGTTATTCGCTGCGTTAAGACGCTAGTGTCGGCAGGTCACTAACGCAAGTGTGAGCTGCGTTAAGCTGAAGCCATGGTGGACAAGCCCAAACGGCCCGGCGGGCGCAGTGCCCGCGTACGCGCGGCGGTGCATCAGGCCGTCACCGAGCTGGCGGCCGAACGTGGCTATGGCGCGTTCACCATCGGCGACGTGGCGGCTCGGGCGCAGGTCGCCGATACGAGCATCTACCGCCGATGGGGCAGCCTGGAGGCACTCAGCGCCGACGTGGCGCTCGACTGGCTCACGACGTCGTCGCCGATGCCCGACACGGGCAGCCTGCGCGACGACCTCCGGGCGTACGCGGCGGGCGTCGCGCGTGACGTCAGCGGGCCGTCGGGGCTCGCCGTACTGCGGCTCGTCATCGCGTTGGCGGCGGCCGGTGAACCGGGACTCGCCGCCCGCGACCGGTTCATCGCCGAGCGGGGCGGCCAGTTGCAGCAGCTGCTGGACCGTGCGACGGCGCGCGGCGAACCAGCACCGTCCACACTAGACATCGTGGATCACGTGCTCGCGCCGTTGTACGTACGCGTCCTCTTCGGTCTCGGCCCGCTGACGCCGGAGTACGTCGACGACCTGGTAGAGCGGCTGCTGACAGCGTGAGGTTCAGAGGCAGACGTCCACGCCGAGCGTCCCCGCGGTCACCCGCTTGCGGAACGTCTGCGAATCCTGAGCTTTCAGGTCGAAGCCGAGCACCCGCCCGCTGACGGAGCTGCCGGTGACCTGAATCCCGTCCGGGTCGCCGGCCAGCCCGCCGACGGTACGCACCGCCGCCGCCCGCCCCTCCCGATTCGCCGCCGCGGCGCGCTCGTCGGCGAACGTCATTCCCGCGTACGCCGTGGTCGCCGATGTCACCGCGATGAGCTGCGCCTGCGGGGCGGTGAACGGGCCGCTGAACAGCCCGCGTACCGCTTGCATCTGCTCGGGAGTGGCGCGGCCCTTGCTCACCAGGCGGTCGAGTTTTCTGCAGGCGGCGGAGCCGACGGACATCGCGGCGGTGAGCACGGGGCGGGCGGCGACCGCGGACAGGAGCGGCTTCAGCGCGTCCAGCCGGCCGAGCGGGTGCGGCGGGGCCGCGAGGACGGAACGGACCGTGGTCGCGTCCGGGCCCGCGACGAGCAGCCGCCGGTCGAGGTCGACCCCGATGGTCCGCGCCGGAATCGTCCACATGTGACGTTGGTCCATGGTTCCGGTGTAGACGGCGCCGTCGGCGTGATAGCCCAGCCCGGTGAGCTTGCCCGGGAGCGCGGCCAGATCGGCTTCGGCGTAGTGCAGGATCGCCGTCGTGGCCGTGCCCGGCTGCCACAGGTCCAGCTCCCAGTCGGCGTCGATCGACCGGATGCCGAGATCACGTCGCAGCGCGTCGTCGTCACGGAGCAGCGCAGCGGCGAAGGCTCCCGAGTCCTTGTGCCCCAGCGCGTCCCAGTCGGTGAACAGGGCGTTCGCGTCGGCCAGCTCGGGGACGACGTCCAGCGCGGCGGCCAGCGTCGAGTCGGGCCGGCTGCCGGCCGTCGTCGAGCCGGGGGAGCAGGCACCGGCAGCGAGTGCGATGCCGACAGCGACGGCTTGGAAGAGGCGTACGGAAGCCACGCTGGGACCCTAGTCGATGCGACAATGCCACGGTGCATCCGCTGAAGCTGGTCGAGACGACCCCCGGTAAGTACTCGCTGCTGCTCAACGCGGGATCGACCGCGGTGGACGAGCTGATCGAGGAACTCGGCCACGAACCCAACGGCTACTTCTGGGAAGGCGTCGCACAGCTCGTCGTGCGAAACGACGCGCCCGACCTGGCGGGGCGGCTCGCGTACGACCCGGAAGGCGGCATGTTCTGCGCCTACGGCACGGACCGGGCCGCGCTGGAACACCTCGGCGCGCGGATGAGCGCGCTGGCGAACGATCCCGACAGCATGCGTGAGCTGGTCGCGCGGGGCGAGGAAAGCGGGTTCGAGTTCGACGATTGAGGATAGGTTGAGGCCATGGCTATCTATCCGGATCTGGCGGGCAAGACGGTCGTGGTCACCGGCGGTTCGCGTGGCATCGGCGCGCAGACCGCGCGGGCGTTCGCCGAACAGGGCGCGCGGGTCGCGGTGATCGGCCGCGACCAGGCCGCGCTGGACGAGGTCGCGTCCACATTGCCCGCCGGGCTCGCGCTCCGCGCGGATGTCACGGACTTCGCCCAGATCGATCAGGCGATGGTACGCATAGAGCAGGAACTGGGTCCCGTCGAGGTGCTCGCGGCATTCGCGGGTGGGCAGGGCGCTCCGGCGCCGAGCTGGCAGCTGGACCCGGCCCGGTGGCGTGAGGTGCTCGAGTCCGACCTGACGTCGACGTTCCTGACGGTCCGGGCGTTCCTGCCCGGCATGGTCGACCGGGGCCGGGGCGCGATCGTCACGATGTCCTCGGCGGCGGGCCGTCAGCCGAGCCGGGCCAACGTCGCGTACGCGGCCGCCAACGCCGGGGTGGTGATGCTGACCCGGCAGCTGGCCGACGAGGTCGGGCCGCACGGCGTACGCGTGAACTGCATCGCGCCGTCGTCGATCCGCACCGAACGCGTCGAGCGGATGATGCCGCCGGAGATGGCCGAGCGCATCGCCGAGGCGCATCCGCTGCGCCGCATGGGCACCCCCGACGACGTCGCCTCGGCCGCCGTGTTCCTGGCATCGGACGCGTCCGGCTGGATCACCGGAGTGACCGTCGACGTGGCAGGCGGCAAGATCACCAACTGAGGCCGCCACGCGTCGTTCTCGGGCTGGATCAGGGTTTCAGGTCGAATCTTGGGCTGACTGCACTCCTGGCGGCTCGCCCGAGAGGCTCCCCGGCGAGATTCGACCTGAAACCCTGATCCAGTGGCACTTTCAGGCCGCCAGTTCGGTACGCGTCCAGCGGGGAGACTCGGCGTCGATCGGATGGACCGGGCCGACCAGCTCGGTGCGTACCTGGGTCTGCCGGTCGGCGCTGGTGCCCACCCACAGGTCGACCGCGCCGGGTTCGACGACGCGCCGGTAGGACCGGTCGGTGAAGGCCAGCCGGGTGGTCGGCACGACGAACCGGATCGTCTTCGACTGCCCCGGCCGCAGGTGTACGCGCTGGTAGCCGAGCAGCTGCGCGACCGGGCGGGTGACCGAGCCGGCGAGATCGCGGCCGTACAACTGAACCACGTCGTCGCCCGGGATCGATCCAGTGTTGGTCACGCGGACGACGACCGGCAGGTAGCCGTCGGTCGGCACCTGTTCCGGCGCGCTCAGCTCGTCGTATGCGTACGTCGTGTACGACAGACCGAACCCGAACGGCGCGGCCGGGGTCGACGACAGGTTGGTGACCTCGTCGCCTTCACCCAGCGCCACGTGCAGATAGGAGTAGGGCTGCGCGCCGGCCGAGCGAGGGATGCTGACCGGCAGTCGGCCGGACGGGTTGACGGTTCCGGCCAGGACCCCCGCGACCGCGGCGGAGCCTTCCTCTCCAGGGAAGAACGCCTGGACGACCGCGGCGCACCGTTGCATCGCCCAGTCCACGGCGTACGGGCGGCCGGTGATCAGCACCAGGACCGTCGGGGTGCCGGTGGCGAGCACCGCCTCGACGAGTTCCCGCTGGACGCCGGGCAACTCCAGATCGTCGCGATCGCAGCCTTCGCCGACGGTGCCACGCCCGAACAGTCCGGCGTGGTCGCCCATGACGAGCACCGCCACGTCGGCGCTGGTGGCCGCGGCGACGGCCGCCTCGAAACCGGAGCGGTCGTCATCGTCGACCGCGCAGGCGGGGGTGTAGGTCACCTGAGCGAACTCGTCGCGCAGGGCGTCGAGCACCGTCGGGGCCTCGATGCCGGGGTCGATCCCCGGGTGCTGTGGCAGCACGTGGTTGACGAACGAGTAGCAGCCGAACAACGCACCCATCCGATCGGCGTTCGGCCCCATGACCGCGAGCCGGCGTCCGGCCGGCAGCGGCAGCGTACCGTCGTTGTGCAGCAGCACCACCGACTCCTCGGCGAGCTTGCGGGCCAGCGCGCGATGCCGGGGAGAGTCGAGGTCCACACCGGTCGGCGGCTCCTCCTCGAACTTCGCGTCCAGCAGCCCCAGGTCCAGCTTCTCTTGCAGAACCCGCAGCACCGCCCGGTCGACGTACGCCTCGTCGATCCGCCCGGCGCGCACCGCTTCGGCCAGCGGTGCGGCGTACGCGTCGCCGGTGGGCAACTCGATGTCGACCCCGGCGGTCAACGCCTGGACGGCGGCCTCCCCGAGGTCGGCCGCGATGTGATGCAGCAGCTGCAGGAACGCGACGCCGAAGTAGTCGGAGACGAGGGTTCCGTCGAAGCCCCACTGCTCGCGCAGCGTACCGGTGAGCAGGGTGGGGTCGGCGGCGACCGGGACTCCGTCGATCTCGGCGTACGAGTGCATGATCGAACGGGCCTTGCCGTCGAGCACGGCCATCTCGAACGGCGGCAGCAGCACGTCGGCGACCTCGCGGGGGCCCGCGTGGACGGGGGCGAAGTTGCGCCCGGCCCGCGAGTTGGAGTAGCCGACGAAGTGTTTGAGCGTCGCGTGCACGCCCTGCGATTGCAGCCCCTGCACGTAGGAGGTGCCGACGGTGCCGACGAGGTACGGGTCCTCAGCGATGCACTCGTCGACGCGTCCCCATCGGGGATCGCGGATCACGTCGAGCACCGGCGCCAGCCCCTGATGTACGCCCAGCGCCCGCATCGACTCGCCGATGGCGGCCGCCATCTCCTCGACGAGGCCGGGATTGAAGGAGGCGCCCCAGGCGAGGGGAGTGGGGAAGGTGGCCGCCTTCCAGACCGACAGCCCGGTCAGGCACTCCTCGTGCACGATCGCCGGGATGCCGAGCCGGGTGTTGGTGACCAGGCCCCGCTGGAACTCCCACAGCCAGCGCGCCCGTTCGTCGGCGTCGACCGGCTTGGTCCCGTACGCCCGCGTGAGGTGGCCCAGCCCGTGTCGGCTGAAGTTGGCCAGGGTGGGCGGCTCGCCGAAGTCGCCTTGCAGCGGCGCGACCGCGTCGCCGTCGTCCTTCTCCCAGAAGCCGACGATCTGGGCCAGCTTCTCCTCGAGGGTCATCTGGGCGAGGAGGCTGAGGATCCGTTGCCGCGGTTGCGGGCTGGTGTCGGCCAAGGCCGGGACCTCGGTCATGATGTGCTCCTTCGTACCTTGTGGCGCAGGAACCGGGTGGTGCGGGAACGGTGCGGCACTAGCCCTTCACCGCACCCTGGAGCCCGCCGACGATCTGCCGTTCGGCGAGGCTGAAGAAGAGCAGCGCCGGCATCATCGCCAGCGACGTGAACGCGAGGATTCCGGCGGTGTCCTGGCTGTGCTCGGCCGAGAAGTTCTGTACGCCCAACGGCAGGGTGTGCAGCCCTTCGTTCTGGAGGACGAGCAGCGGCAGCAGGAAGGAGTTCCAGCTGGCCACGAAGGCGAGGACGGCGACGGTGACGAGCGCCGGCCGGGACAGCGGCAGCAGGATCCGCCAGAAGAAGCCGAGCCGGTCGGCGCCGTCGATCGAGGCGGCGTCTTCGAGTTCGGCGGGGAACGCGGCCAGGAAGGGGCGCAGGATCACGATGGTGATCGGCAGCTGGAAGGCCACCTGCGGGATGATCACACCGAGATAGGTGTTGGCCAGGTCGAGGTCGCGTAGCAGCAGGTAGAGCGGCAGAATCCCGGCCGCCGCCGGGAACAGCAGCCCGACGGTGAAGTAGGTGTAGAGCGCCTCGCGCCCGCGAAACTGGTACCGCGAGAGCACGAAGGCCGCGCAGACTCCCATCACCACCACGCCGAGGGTGGTGCCGATGGCGATGAGCGTGCTGTTGAACAGTTCCGACCAGAATTTCGACTGCGTGATGACGTTGGCGTAGGTGTGCCAGATCCACGGGTCCGGCAGCCCGGCCGGGTCGGCCGCCAATTGGCCGGTGGTGCGGAAGCCGCCGAGGATCACGTAGATCACCGGCGCGAACGACACCGCGGCGACCGCCAGAGCGAGCACGTAGGTGAGCGGATTGCCCCAGGAGAACGGCCGTCGTTGGCGCGGCTGCGGCAGGGTGGTGGCGACCATCGACCGTCTCACCCCTTCCTGGTGGTCAGGGCGCCCTCGATGTCGCGCCGGAGCACGAATCGCTGGAACACCACGGCGGCGATGAACGAGATGACGAACAGGATCACCGCGACGGCGTTGCCGTAGCCCCATTCGCGCTGGTTGAAGCCGTGATCCACCATGTAGGTCGCCATGGTGTTGGACGCGCCGAGGGAGCGGACCGCCGGTGACGACGCGACCCAGATGACGTCGAAGACCTGCAGCGAGCCGATGATCGACAGGAACATCCAGATGCGGATCGTCGAGCCGAGCATGGGCAGGGTGACGTGCCGCTGCGTCTGCCACCAGCTCGCGCCGTCGATCGCCGCCGCCTCGGTCAGCTCCGGTGGGACGTTCGCCAGCCCGGCCAGGAACAGGATGAGGGCGAATCCGGTGTACTTCCAGGTCAGGATGAACAGCATCGTCCAGATGACCACGGACGGATCAGCCAGCCATCCGGTGACGAGATCGCCGAGGCCGAGGTTCTTCAGGAGGGAGTCCGCGGTGCCGTCCCGCAGCAGGATCAGCTGCCACATGATGCCGACGGTGACTTCGGAGAGCACGTACGGGACGAAGACGAGCAGCCGGAAGACCGACCGACCGCGGAAGTTCCGGTTGAGCAGCAGCGCGATGCCCAGCGCCAGCGGCCCCTGGATCGCCAGCGACCCGACGAGGATGATGGCGTTGTTGCGCAGCGCGTCGAGGAAGATCGGATCCTTGAACGCGCCGTACTCGCCGAAGTAGTTGTCGAGCCCTTTGAACTCGGTGGGCCAGCCGTAGCCGCTCCACCGGTAGAGGCTGTAGTAGACGGCGAACGCCATCGGTGCCAGCACGAACACCGTGAAGACGATCACCGCCGGCCCGGTGAGACCGATGATCTCGTACCACTTGCGGCGGTTCCGGGCAGCGCGGCTGGTCCCATCGGGACGGGGCCTCGCCGGCCGCGCGTCAGCGCGACCGGCGAGGACCGGCGATCCGGTGGTCGTCACCGGGCTGTGGCCTTCTTCAACGCGTCGACGACACCCTGGGGCGTGCCCTTGTCCGCGAAGATGGCGATGATCGCGTCGTTCATCGCGGTGCCGGCCTTGGCGCCGAAGGCCGTGTCCAGCCAGAGTTGTACGCCCTCGGCCGACTGGGTGGCCTGCGCGATGGTCTGCATCACCGGGTCGCTCAGGCCGCTCTCGGCGCCCTTCGCGGTCGGGATGCCGGAGCCGGTGCCGGCGAAGCCCTTTTGCACATCGAGGCTCACGATGTACTTGAGGAACTCGACACACTCCGCCGGAGCCTTCTTCGAGCAGGAGAAGCCGTCGCCGCCGCCCATCATGGACTTCTGGCTGCCGCCCGCGCCGGCGACCGCCGGGAACGGGAACCAGCCGAGGAACTTCGGCTCCTTCTGGTCCGGCGTGAGGGTCTGCATGGTGCCGCCGTTCCAGTGGCCCATCAGCTCCATCGCCGCCTTGCCGTTGGCGAGCAGCCCGGCCGAGCTCGTCGCGCCGACCTGACCCGAGGTGGCCAGGAAGTCCTTCTGGAACGGCGTGGTCGCCAGGAACGTCTTCAGGTCCTCGCCGGCCTTGAGGAAGCACGGGTCGTCGAACTTGCCGTCGCTGGACGCGGCCGACAGGGCGGTCGCGGCGCACTCCCGGACGGCCAGGTTGTACCACCAGTGCGCGGCCGGCCACTTGTCACCGGCGCCGACCGCGATCGGCGTGATGTTGGCGGCCTTGAGCTTGGTGACGGCCGCGTTCAGCTCGTCCAGCGTGGTGGGCGGGGCCGAGATGCCCGCCTTGGTGAAGAGGTCCTTGTTGTACCAGAATCCCTCGATGCCGAACGAGAACGGCAGGCCGTACTGCTTGCCGTCGACCGACCAGATCTTGGTGGCCGCGCCGATGTTGCCGACTTCGGCCTTGGTCTCGGCGGTGATGTCCTTGAGATAGTCGGACTTCACCTGCTCGACCATCTCGCCGCCGCCCCAGGCCTGGAAGATCTCCGGCGGGCTGCTGCTGAGCAGCGCGGCCGGGATCCGGTTGCGCTGCAGTTCGTTGGTCTCGATCGCGGTGATCTTGATCG
This genomic interval carries:
- a CDS encoding Imm51 family immunity protein; the encoded protein is MHPLKLVETTPGKYSLLLNAGSTAVDELIEELGHEPNGYFWEGVAQLVVRNDAPDLAGRLAYDPEGGMFCAYGTDRAALEHLGARMSALANDPDSMRELVARGEESGFEFDD
- a CDS encoding SDR family NAD(P)-dependent oxidoreductase is translated as MAIYPDLAGKTVVVTGGSRGIGAQTARAFAEQGARVAVIGRDQAALDEVASTLPAGLALRADVTDFAQIDQAMVRIEQELGPVEVLAAFAGGQGAPAPSWQLDPARWREVLESDLTSTFLTVRAFLPGMVDRGRGAIVTMSSAAGRQPSRANVAYAAANAGVVMLTRQLADEVGPHGVRVNCIAPSSIRTERVERMMPPEMAERIAEAHPLRRMGTPDDVASAAVFLASDASGWITGVTVDVAGGKITN
- a CDS encoding TIGR03086 family metal-binding protein, yielding MTVIDQIDAALGMTSGIVRSVSPGQLGAPSPCAGWDVRFELNHLVGGMRIFAAELTGVPAGGDHHDDWLGDNHQTAYALAYALDQAAWCQPDALNRTVQLSFGPMPAPVAALIHLTEILVHGADLAVVIGRPDLVDDDACAQLLATMRGMDIEPFRRMGAFGPEQPIAADAVPHRRLLAYLGRTGL
- a CDS encoding beta-glucosidase family protein — its product is MTEVPALADTSPQPRQRILSLLAQMTLEEKLAQIVGFWEKDDGDAVAPLQGDFGEPPTLANFSRHGLGHLTRAYGTKPVDADERARWLWEFQRGLVTNTRLGIPAIVHEECLTGLSVWKAATFPTPLAWGASFNPGLVEEMAAAIGESMRALGVHQGLAPVLDVIRDPRWGRVDECIAEDPYLVGTVGTSYVQGLQSQGVHATLKHFVGYSNSRAGRNFAPVHAGPREVADVLLPPFEMAVLDGKARSIMHSYAEIDGVPVAADPTLLTGTLREQWGFDGTLVSDYFGVAFLQLLHHIAADLGEAAVQALTAGVDIELPTGDAYAAPLAEAVRAGRIDEAYVDRAVLRVLQEKLDLGLLDAKFEEEPPTGVDLDSPRHRALARKLAEESVVLLHNDGTLPLPAGRRLAVMGPNADRMGALFGCYSFVNHVLPQHPGIDPGIEAPTVLDALRDEFAQVTYTPACAVDDDDRSGFEAAVAAATSADVAVLVMGDHAGLFGRGTVGEGCDRDDLELPGVQRELVEAVLATGTPTVLVLITGRPYAVDWAMQRCAAVVQAFFPGEEGSAAVAGVLAGTVNPSGRLPVSIPRSAGAQPYSYLHVALGEGDEVTNLSSTPAAPFGFGLSYTTYAYDELSAPEQVPTDGYLPVVVRVTNTGSIPGDDVVQLYGRDLAGSVTRPVAQLLGYQRVHLRPGQSKTIRFVVPTTRLAFTDRSYRRVVEPGAVDLWVGTSADRQTQVRTELVGPVHPIDAESPRWTRTELAA
- a CDS encoding ABC transporter substrate-binding protein translates to MRTKRRSGVIFALVATVGLAASGCSSADDESPSGGGELYKNPVVLNWWHNANQAGPLQTYWQKVADDFHKLHPTVTIKITAIETNELQRNRIPAALLSSSPPEIFQAWGGGEMVEQVKSDYLKDITAETKAEVGNIGAATKIWSVDGKQYGLPFSFGIEGFWYNKDLFTKAGISAPPTTLDELNAAVTKLKAANITPIAVGAGDKWPAAHWWYNLAVRECAATALSAASSDGKFDDPCFLKAGEDLKTFLATTPFQKDFLATSGQVGATSSAGLLANGKAAMELMGHWNGGTMQTLTPDQKEPKFLGWFPFPAVAGAGGSQKSMMGGGDGFSCSKKAPAECVEFLKYIVSLDVQKGFAGTGSGIPTAKGAESGLSDPVMQTIAQATQSAEGVQLWLDTAFGAKAGTAMNDAIIAIFADKGTPQGVVDALKKATAR
- a CDS encoding TetR/AcrR family transcriptional regulator → MVDKPKRPGGRSARVRAAVHQAVTELAAERGYGAFTIGDVAARAQVADTSIYRRWGSLEALSADVALDWLTTSSPMPDTGSLRDDLRAYAAGVARDVSGPSGLAVLRLVIALAAAGEPGLAARDRFIAERGGQLQQLLDRATARGEPAPSTLDIVDHVLAPLYVRVLFGLGPLTPEYVDDLVERLLTA
- a CDS encoding carbohydrate ABC transporter permease, which produces MVATTLPQPRQRRPFSWGNPLTYVLALAVAAVSFAPVIYVILGGFRTTGQLAADPAGLPDPWIWHTYANVITQSKFWSELFNSTLIAIGTTLGVVVMGVCAAFVLSRYQFRGREALYTYFTVGLLFPAAAGILPLYLLLRDLDLANTYLGVIIPQVAFQLPITIVILRPFLAAFPAELEDAASIDGADRLGFFWRILLPLSRPALVTVAVLAFVASWNSFLLPLLVLQNEGLHTLPLGVQNFSAEHSQDTAGILAFTSLAMMPALLFFSLAERQIVGGLQGAVKG
- a CDS encoding SigE family RNA polymerase sigma factor yields the protein MDEHERFAEFARVRTPALIRAAYLLTGDQHAAEDLVQSALTKTYAHWRRVRHEDPEAYVRTAMYREQVSWWRRRSRQRQVAPTWALPERQADPADHAGLRLAMREALLRLPQPQRAVVVLRYYEDLSETQVAEILGCSIGTVRSRANRAVQRLRETLPTAEPLVEVRA
- a CDS encoding carbohydrate ABC transporter permease — protein: MTTTGSPVLAGRADARPARPRPDGTSRAARNRRKWYEIIGLTGPAVIVFTVFVLAPMAFAVYYSLYRWSGYGWPTEFKGLDNYFGEYGAFKDPIFLDALRNNAIILVGSLAIQGPLALGIALLLNRNFRGRSVFRLLVFVPYVLSEVTVGIMWQLILLRDGTADSLLKNLGLGDLVTGWLADPSVVIWTMLFILTWKYTGFALILFLAGLANVPPELTEAAAIDGASWWQTQRHVTLPMLGSTIRIWMFLSIIGSLQVFDVIWVASSPAVRSLGASNTMATYMVDHGFNQREWGYGNAVAVILFVISFIAAVVFQRFVLRRDIEGALTTRKG